A segment of the Populus alba chromosome 9, ASM523922v2, whole genome shotgun sequence genome:
TTAAAAGATGAGTGGCTCTGGCTGATGGGGCTTATGATTGTTGCATGAGCTGAACCATAATTCACACCATTTCTTAGCCCTTCCATCGATCCATCCTGACCGTTGAATGGCTGGGAATTAGGCAATCCCATCTTCTGAGCTGCAGTACCATAAAATTGACTAACATTGCTAGAATTGCAGCTCCATTTTAACTCTAAGAAACAGTTGAGTGCACGGATCATGCCATCAACACACCAAGTCCTTCTGCGTTAGAAAGTTTGCAGGTGTGCACATATAGTTTCACACAAAAATATCCAGCAAAAGAAAAGCTCGAGATATATATGGTCTCGAAATTGGTAGCAGAAAATCACATTATGTATTCATTGAAAACAAGATCCTCCCTGAAACCAAGAATTATACATCTAACCAATTTATCACCTTCCACCTCAACTGTTTTCTCATGATTCTTGAAAAGCTATAGAAAACAATCGAAACCAGAATgaatttgtttctttctttctttctctacgGGTTTAGACACCAAGTATCACTTATGAGCCAACCAATTAAAGGCCAGCTTTCAACAAGAACAAATTAAGAACACTCAGTTTCACATATAGTTCcaagaaaaagaatcaagaaaaacaaatgcatgTACAGTTactttcaagaaaaagaaagacaatTACCTAGAAGATGAGGAAGAAGGGTGGAGTCTGACCCATTACAAGGAAGCAAAGAAAGATTTCTGCGAAGGAGAGGGTAAAAGAGACTGTTCTTTCCACAATCAACAGAAGAATCACCCATTAAGTACAACGCAGATACATGTGACCCATTTTCCATTACAGAGGGTGTATTTGGCAAGAATTGTCCATGCACTCGACCGCTCGAGCTCAATAAGATAGCAAGAAGAAGATATAGAAACACCATTGCTGCTCTTCTTCTTGATGATGTTGTTCTGATCTCCAGCCTTTTAGCCATGAAACTCTGCCTTTCTTTGGTTCCTTCTTTGTTTCTTGATGCTGTTTTGGGTGTGTTTCTTGGATGGAATAGCGTTTCTTTTGTTGATAACGGGGGAAGTATTGGATTCTTTACAGGGTTGAACAAGAAATGTGGTCGAGGGTTGATTTTGGTGCTTGCCCTGAATTAGAAAAGTGGTAGATTTATTGTAAGGCAAATTTACGCCCACCAACTGAACTTTGTAGGTCTGTAGCAGATTCAAATGTCTATACCCCATTTGTATTCGTTTCAAGTGTTTTCCAATATAGTTGCCAACCCCTCCAGGGCCTGACTTGGAAAAGCTTCCGGATTACTGAGTTGTCGGTCAACTCATGAGTTACAAGTTCAAACCTGATTAATCATttcttatcaaaataatatcattttattccttaaaaaaaaattcttttaaggCCTGATCAAATTTGGCCGAGTTATAGTTCAtgctgtgcaagtgaattgagTTTGACTGAGCAAATATCTTTCTAAGTTCAACTCTGTATCATGAGCTTTTCaaaccagggtaaaaaatgagagaaatttcttcattttatttttatgatgataattTGTAGGAAATTCCAAACATGCACATAACCAGTTCaatggcatatatatatatagatatagttTGAACTCGAAACcgcattaaataataaaaaattaagttgaacTGCAGCTCATCAACAAGACAAATAGTTAAAACAGGCTCCAACGAGCTTGGCTGGTCTCCGTGATGGTAAGGATTATCTTGTAAACTGTAGAAGATAAAAGGTAAGATTTGAACCATGATTTTACGAGATTTTAATCCCATCCCTCAACAGCCAATGAAGCAAAATTCTCCGAATGgtatgatttttgtttctttagcAGAAGAAATCCACCTGTTAGCAGGCTAATCCAGAAAACCATTTTCTCCGAGATGCCAAAACCTCTTGGCTATACCTAGATtaataaattgttgaaaaaaatgcCATCAAGATCTCTGAGACTAGTTAACCgcataaagaaaataacatggCAGGAGGGTTTCTCAGACAAGAGTTGTACTAAATGTCTTCCACAAACAAAATTCAGCATCTGGAAGAAGAAAGAATCCCTTTCAGCCTTCAGGAGTGGtaagaaaatggaaagaacTTTTGGGACAAAAAGACTTTACTTTCCCCTGTTCTGACAACAGTTGTTGGAATGACTTGCAGAAAATCAGGGGAAAATTGCAACTCTACTATCAATTAATCCCACTCTTCCTTCCAAAACCCTATTACTCAAAAAGTGAGTCACAGGATCAAACTCGGATATGGCAAAAAGCATGCGAATAGTAACTCATCAGCCATCAGGCATACACATAATTCAAATCACCAAAATTCTAGGCTGACTacggagaaaagaaaaggaacatgtGTATTTCTGTTACCAaacatttatttctttatgaAATCATACATCTTCAGGCTTATGCGTAAACTTACAGGATCTTAAGAAATGTTTGAGATAGGCATTGGGCAAGCGAATAACAAATGCAAATACAACAAGAGATTAAAACTAGCACGAGGAAACACATAAAAACTACTGTAAAATGAAGTTGCCTTTAAAATGCAAGTACCATAGCCAATGCAAGTCTAACTACAGTTAGTAGCAATACACTGAGAACATAATTGTGTACTTGTGTTCGTAAATACCCAAAGAATAATCAGGTCATACTGCCTGGACTGGAAGAACACAGTAATTATATGTTGCTATGCCTTCAGCTTGCCACTCATCCCATGTTTATTGCGCCAGACACCACTCCTGTCTACATGCATTGGGTTTTTCTTGGCTGCAACAGAGCATTGATCAGTCCGACCACCCTTACTGCTCATCTCTATTTGAAGTTTACGATGCCTCATCCTGTTCTCCAACCGTATTCCTCTCATGGCACGAGCCGTCCGCTCCCTTTCCAGCGCCTTTGAGAAGTTCCAGATCCTAACAACACCTTCCTCTCCTCCACATACAATACGGTCAGCACCAACATCTACTGAAAACAAATTGGGCCCAAACCCATGTAACATCCTCTGAGGTGGTTCAACGTTGTTACGGTCCATATCGGTAACCCTTGAAACATTCTTTCGTAAAGAACGTCTGTTGGTCCTTAGTAGTTTTCTCACATCAACTAGTGACAGCCTCCCATCACTAGAAGCTGAAACAAGCCATGGAAACTCAAATGCAAGGGAATAAACAGGCCCTGAGTGAGGCATCCAAGTTGCGACCTTAAAAACATTAGCCTCAGGTTTAGGACCAGTGATCTCAAACATGTGCATAGCCCCATCTTCTCCTCCTGTAAAAATGAAATCCCCTGTATGGCTTCGAGCCAAAGAATAAGTGTTACCTACATGAGCACTATGAATAACAGTTAGCAGAGTCCCACTATTAGTGTCCCAAACATACACATCTGAACCTGATGTGCTAGCAACTGTAGTATCATGCGGAACAAGGCTCCACACCCAGTCACCATGCCTCAAGATCTTTATGCATTCAAGTGAGGAACGATCCCATATACGAACAGTCATGTCCCATGACCCACTATAAATCCTTGTAGGGTCCAAGGCAAGAGAGGTTATAGGTCCCTCATGCTCCCAAATTCTAAATTCAGTGTTTGGCACCTCAGAACTTTTAAGGTCAAACAAGTGCTTGAGACCCTCAACTGCCCTCCAGCCTTGAATAAAACCATCAGTACCACCAGCAACCAACAGCTTCGTATCTGCTGCAACTGCTCGTATAGTGCAACCAAGAGGCCGTGATGATGCAATATACAACCCGTCTTCCATGTCCCACATTCGCACAATCATATCATACCCAGAGGTAAAAATGAGCTTGGCAGAAGCCAATAGAGAAACTGTTCTAACTGCTTCAGTATGCCCATGCAAAGTATCAATGCTATAACGACTCAAAAAAATCTTACTCCTGTACTCCCTCTCCACAAACAGTTCCTTCCATGACTTCTCATTTGAAACCCCTGCACCCAATGGTGCAGGAACTATAGGGAGTCCCCATCTCTCACTATATACCTCCTTCCAAACACTATTCTCGGTTGCAAGACTATTAAGTACTCTCGATACACATGAAACGATACCAAGCTCTTGAGGATCAAGGCAACTAAGAATCTCAGAAATCAATGCCGGAGGAAGGTCGGTAATTGACCGGCGATAATTGAGTAAAACATCATTACAAGAAAGCTGTTTTGAACTCAAACTGCTTAAAATCCCCTTCTTAGGGTAACAGTCTAAAGGAGACTCTGAAATTTCAAGATGTTCCGTATTGGAATTACTTTTTTCAACACAAATGGCAAGACTTTTCGACACCTCAGTGCTCTTTTGGCATTCAAATGCCATAAAATGGATAGCTAACCTAACCAAAAACACAAGAGAGCTAAGACGCCTAAATCCCTTGATTCCAAGACCTTAAGCAACCAAAACCCAGATGGAATTTCAACCCAGAACTTAAACTTTGACAAGAATGCAAGGACAACCCAACAAATAACCTGAAACGAAACCCTAAAGTCAAATCCCAAATTCAGTAACAAATAGACGAACTTAAAGCAGAACAATGACAGcccaaatttaaaaatgatcagAGTTTGATGAATGTAAAGCAAATAATCGAAGGAGGTCAGATTATGTGATCCTCAAAGAACTCAAActaaaagttaataaataaagatgaagtTTTTAATGGTACCTATTGAAGGAGAGATTAAATACAAGATCTTTGAAGCAGATATTGTAAATAGTTTTGTTGGGTTGGAGAATTTCTTGTCAAATATGAT
Coding sequences within it:
- the LOC118032397 gene encoding F-box/WD-40 repeat-containing protein At5g21040, which translates into the protein MAFECQKSTEVSKSLAICVEKSNSNTEHLEISESPLDCYPKKGILSSLSSKQLSCNDVLLNYRRSITDLPPALISEILSCLDPQELGIVSCVSRVLNSLATENSVWKEVYSERWGLPIVPAPLGAGVSNEKSWKELFVEREYRSKIFLSRYSIDTLHGHTEAVRTVSLLASAKLIFTSGYDMIVRMWDMEDGLYIASSRPLGCTIRAVAADTKLLVAGGTDGFIQGWRAVEGLKHLFDLKSSEVPNTEFRIWEHEGPITSLALDPTRIYSGSWDMTVRIWDRSSLECIKILRHGDWVWSLVPHDTTVASTSGSDVYVWDTNSGTLLTVIHSAHVGNTYSLARSHTGDFIFTGGEDGAMHMFEITGPKPEANVFKVATWMPHSGPVYSLAFEFPWLVSASSDGRLSLVDVRKLLRTNRRSLRKNVSRVTDMDRNNVEPPQRMLHGFGPNLFSVDVGADRIVCGGEEGVVRIWNFSKALERERTARAMRGIRLENRMRHRKLQIEMSSKGGRTDQCSVAAKKNPMHVDRSGVWRNKHGMSGKLKA